A single genomic interval of Microbacterium sp. LWO14-1.2 harbors:
- a CDS encoding SDR family NAD(P)-dependent oxidoreductase, with the protein MDLRLQGKRAFISGSGQGIGFAVATALAAEGAEVVLNGRDAGRLDGAVQRLRGECPGATVSGLAADFADAEAVARLIDDLGDVDILVNNVGLFGLAEFATIDDEEWSRYLEVNLMSGVRLSRALLDGMLRRGWGRIVFISSESGVNVPGDMVHYGVTKAAVLALANGLAKLTRGTAVTVNTVLGGPTYSEGVAASVEAIAQASGTSESEMREAIIGQNRTTLLERFIDPGEIANLVTYLASPVASATNGAALRADGGVLTGIL; encoded by the coding sequence ATGGATCTGCGACTGCAGGGCAAGAGGGCGTTCATCAGCGGATCGGGCCAGGGGATCGGCTTCGCCGTCGCGACAGCCCTCGCGGCGGAGGGAGCGGAGGTGGTGCTCAACGGGCGCGACGCGGGACGACTCGACGGGGCCGTGCAGCGGCTCCGGGGCGAGTGTCCCGGTGCGACGGTGTCGGGGCTCGCGGCGGACTTCGCCGATGCCGAGGCGGTCGCGCGTCTGATCGACGATCTCGGAGATGTCGACATCCTCGTCAACAACGTCGGACTGTTCGGCCTCGCCGAGTTCGCAACCATCGACGACGAGGAGTGGTCCCGGTACCTGGAGGTGAACCTGATGAGCGGCGTCCGCCTGTCGCGCGCGCTGCTGGACGGGATGCTGCGGCGGGGGTGGGGCCGCATCGTGTTCATCAGCAGCGAGTCCGGCGTGAACGTCCCCGGCGACATGGTGCACTACGGGGTGACGAAGGCGGCGGTGCTCGCGCTCGCCAACGGCCTTGCGAAGCTCACGCGCGGCACCGCCGTCACCGTCAACACGGTGCTCGGCGGCCCGACCTACTCCGAGGGCGTCGCCGCCTCGGTCGAGGCGATCGCCCAGGCCAGCGGCACGTCCGAGAGCGAGATGCGCGAGGCGATCATCGGTCAGAACCGCACCACCCTGCTGGAGCGCTTCATCGATCCCGGCGAGATCGCGAACCTCGTGACGTACCTCGCGAGCCCCGTCGCATCCGCCACCAACGGTGCAGCGCTGCGAGCGGACGGCGGCGTGCTCACCGGCATCCTCTGA
- a CDS encoding MarR family winged helix-turn-helix transcriptional regulator, with protein MTDPQRSALTPDELAIWAPLASMLERLPAALDAQLQRDSGLTHFEQGILQALDLAPERTLRLSTIAAYASCTLSRLSRAVSRLEKKGWVQRRVDPTDGRFTLGVLTDAGHRAVVASTPGHQALVRELVFDALTAAQTRQLGEISRRIATAVGPGEPWSPPPAA; from the coding sequence ATGACCGACCCGCAGAGATCCGCGCTGACTCCCGACGAACTCGCGATCTGGGCGCCACTGGCATCGATGCTGGAGCGTCTGCCGGCCGCGCTCGACGCGCAGTTGCAACGGGACAGCGGGCTGACGCACTTCGAGCAGGGCATCCTGCAGGCGCTCGATCTGGCACCCGAGCGCACTCTGCGCCTGAGCACGATCGCCGCCTATGCGAGCTGCACCCTGTCGCGGCTGTCCCGTGCGGTCTCCCGTCTCGAGAAGAAGGGATGGGTGCAGCGCCGGGTCGATCCGACAGACGGACGCTTCACGCTCGGAGTGCTCACGGATGCCGGTCATCGCGCGGTCGTCGCCTCCACGCCCGGCCACCAGGCGCTCGTGCGCGAGCTCGTCTTCGATGCGCTGACGGCCGCACAGACGCGTCAGCTCGGCGAGATCAGCCGCCGCATCGCGACCGCCGTCGGCCCCGGCGAGCCGTGGAGCCCACCGCCTGCCGCCTGA
- the dinB gene encoding DNA polymerase IV, with the protein MRDEATVLHADLDAFYASVEQRDAPALRGRPVIVGGGVVLAASYEAKARGVRTAMGGRQARELCPEAVVVPPRMDVYSRASRDVFAIFRDTTPLVEGISIDEAFLEVGGLRRLAGSPEQVAVRLRERVRAEVGLAISVGVARTKFLAKVASAVSKPDGLLIVEPEREHAFLLPLPVERLWGVGAATAEKLHGLGIHTVGELAELEEATAERLLGKASGAHLHALARLRDPRPVDTARRRASIGSQRALGSRPRSEEELDVILTQIVDGLARRLRERDRVCRTVVLRLRYGDFAKATRSRTLRTPTGRTSVLLALARGLLVAAHAEISQRGITLIGISLSQLASADHAPAELPFDDEGGQRLDTVLDAVRERFGSASLSRATQVGRDPGWSTPVLPEHE; encoded by the coding sequence ATGCGCGATGAGGCGACCGTGCTGCACGCCGATCTGGACGCGTTCTACGCCTCGGTCGAGCAGCGTGACGCGCCCGCGCTCCGCGGGCGACCGGTGATCGTCGGCGGAGGGGTCGTGCTGGCGGCGAGCTACGAGGCCAAGGCCCGCGGAGTCCGGACGGCGATGGGCGGGCGTCAGGCTCGCGAGCTGTGCCCGGAGGCCGTCGTCGTGCCGCCTCGGATGGACGTCTACTCCCGGGCGAGCCGCGACGTCTTCGCGATCTTCCGTGACACCACTCCTCTCGTCGAGGGCATCTCGATCGACGAGGCGTTCCTCGAGGTGGGCGGTCTCCGCCGCCTCGCAGGCAGCCCGGAGCAAGTCGCGGTGCGTCTGCGCGAGCGCGTGCGAGCCGAGGTGGGCCTCGCGATCTCGGTCGGGGTCGCCCGCACGAAGTTCCTCGCCAAGGTCGCGAGTGCCGTGAGCAAACCCGACGGTCTGCTGATCGTGGAACCGGAGCGGGAGCACGCGTTCCTCCTCCCGCTCCCGGTCGAGCGACTCTGGGGTGTCGGAGCGGCGACCGCCGAGAAGCTCCACGGTCTCGGCATCCACACGGTGGGCGAGCTCGCCGAGCTCGAGGAGGCGACGGCCGAGCGGCTGCTCGGAAAGGCGAGCGGGGCGCACCTGCATGCACTGGCGCGGCTGCGCGACCCGCGGCCGGTCGACACGGCACGCCGGCGGGCATCGATCGGCTCCCAGCGGGCCCTGGGCTCACGTCCCCGGTCGGAGGAGGAGCTCGACGTCATCCTGACGCAGATCGTCGACGGTCTCGCGAGGCGGCTGCGCGAGCGGGATCGCGTCTGCCGCACAGTGGTGCTCCGCCTGCGGTACGGCGATTTCGCGAAGGCGACGCGGTCGAGGACTCTGCGCACGCCGACGGGCCGGACGTCGGTGCTGCTGGCATTGGCCCGCGGACTCCTCGTCGCGGCGCACGCGGAGATCTCGCAGCGGGGCATCACGCTCATCGGCATCTCGCTCTCTCAGCTCGCCAGTGCAGACCACGCACCGGCGGAACTCCCGTTCGACGACGAGGGAGGGCAGCGGCTAGACACGGTGCTCGACGCGGTGCGCGAGCGCTTCGGGTCGGCGTCGCTCTCGCGGGCGACCCAGGTCGGGCGGGATCCCGGATGGTCGACGCCCGTGCTGCCCGAGCACGAGTGA
- a CDS encoding endonuclease/exonuclease/phosphatase family protein, which produces MSSSPAPGSRRRRRIPLLAAVLAAGVLLASPLLGAAPAAAAAASEITLSTTEVAPGGPISVAFTTDRPSAKNWVAIYPVSKPEPCDACGMAWAYAPGASGSVQLPAKDRSGNPLPAGDYRVEYLYDDGYTRVSEPVAFTVAEAPYEGPAVDPTKPIALSVVQLNLWGKTTDATMLTEIGADLIFVEEAQSGAAAIARDLGFDYHSTGGSAGVISRYPIVDAGVVTVPGTQGGWMKAIVQVGDTQIAAYGGHLEYRYYATYLPRGYAGDVLAAGFPTEWRGWNKLSAPVTDVPQILAANEASGRPAAASALTADMASERAAGRLTMMGADMNEPSALDWTEATANLYDHNGVVAPWQTTSILRDGGLVDAYRAKYPDPVTHPGFTWPADTPNVSVSQLAWAPEADERDRIDYIFFAPDERLTLESTRIVGPKGDIVRGARALPVSDEEIFTPQTLWTSDHKGLQAEFVVCGEACLAAAEPGDLVVGTPSIAGAATVGATVAAQPGEWTTGTAFTYQWLVDGEAVDGATSAEFTIPAALAGRALSVRVSGSLDGYLPAQATSAAVTIAASEPETGNPTVVLGSQTVAAGGSLRVSGTGFAAGAQLRLELHSTPVSLGAVTVSAAGGFATTVRIPASVSAGAHTLVVILPDGSQVQAAVTVTAAQGAATDGLAQTGGELPLVTIWVALAALGLGAVLLVRRRLRRQ; this is translated from the coding sequence ATGTCCTCGTCTCCCGCCCCCGGATCGCGCCGACGCCGGCGCATCCCACTGCTCGCGGCAGTCCTCGCCGCAGGCGTGCTCCTCGCCTCACCGCTGCTGGGTGCTGCTCCGGCCGCGGCCGCTGCGGCATCCGAGATCACCCTCTCGACGACCGAGGTGGCGCCGGGCGGCCCGATCTCCGTCGCCTTCACGACCGACCGACCGAGTGCGAAGAACTGGGTCGCGATCTACCCGGTATCCAAGCCGGAGCCGTGCGACGCCTGCGGCATGGCGTGGGCGTACGCGCCCGGCGCGTCGGGCTCCGTGCAGCTGCCGGCGAAGGACCGATCGGGCAACCCGCTCCCGGCGGGAGATTACCGCGTCGAGTACCTGTACGACGACGGCTACACACGGGTGAGCGAGCCCGTCGCATTCACGGTCGCCGAGGCGCCCTACGAGGGTCCCGCCGTCGACCCGACGAAGCCGATCGCGCTGTCGGTCGTGCAGCTCAACCTGTGGGGCAAGACCACCGACGCGACGATGCTCACCGAGATCGGCGCCGACCTGATCTTCGTGGAGGAGGCCCAGAGCGGCGCCGCGGCCATCGCGCGCGATCTCGGATTCGACTATCACTCGACGGGCGGCAGCGCCGGCGTCATCTCGCGCTACCCGATCGTCGACGCGGGCGTCGTGACCGTACCCGGCACTCAGGGCGGATGGATGAAGGCGATCGTCCAGGTCGGCGACACGCAGATCGCCGCCTACGGCGGCCACCTCGAGTACCGGTACTACGCGACGTACCTGCCCCGCGGCTACGCGGGCGATGTGCTCGCGGCCGGCTTCCCGACCGAATGGCGCGGCTGGAACAAGCTCAGCGCTCCGGTGACCGACGTCCCGCAGATCCTGGCAGCCAACGAGGCCTCCGGCCGCCCCGCCGCTGCGAGCGCACTGACCGCGGACATGGCGAGCGAGCGTGCAGCAGGACGCCTCACCATGATGGGCGCCGACATGAACGAGCCGTCGGCGCTCGATTGGACCGAGGCGACCGCGAACCTCTACGACCACAACGGCGTCGTCGCGCCGTGGCAGACCACCAGCATCCTGCGCGACGGCGGTCTCGTCGACGCGTACCGGGCGAAGTATCCCGATCCCGTCACCCACCCCGGGTTCACGTGGCCCGCGGACACGCCGAACGTCAGCGTCTCCCAGCTGGCCTGGGCTCCCGAGGCCGACGAGCGCGACCGGATCGACTACATCTTCTTCGCGCCGGACGAGCGTCTGACGCTGGAGAGCACGAGGATCGTCGGACCGAAGGGCGACATCGTGCGTGGCGCGCGTGCGCTGCCGGTCTCGGACGAGGAGATCTTCACCCCGCAGACGCTGTGGACCAGCGACCACAAGGGACTGCAGGCCGAGTTCGTGGTCTGCGGCGAGGCTTGCCTGGCCGCCGCTGAGCCGGGTGACCTCGTCGTCGGCACGCCGTCGATCGCCGGAGCCGCGACGGTCGGAGCGACGGTCGCCGCGCAGCCGGGGGAGTGGACGACGGGCACCGCGTTCACCTACCAGTGGCTGGTCGACGGCGAGGCCGTCGACGGCGCGACCTCTGCGGAGTTCACGATCCCGGCCGCTCTGGCCGGGCGCGCGCTCTCCGTCCGGGTCAGCGGCTCGCTCGACGGTTACCTGCCGGCGCAGGCGACGAGCGCCGCGGTGACGATCGCCGCGAGCGAGCCCGAGACGGGCAATCCGACGGTCGTGCTCGGCTCGCAGACGGTCGCGGCAGGTGGGTCGCTCCGTGTCTCGGGCACCGGCTTCGCCGCGGGCGCCCAGCTGCGGCTCGAGCTCCACTCGACGCCCGTGAGCCTGGGCGCGGTGACCGTCTCGGCTGCGGGTGGGTTCGCGACCACCGTGCGGATCCCGGCATCCGTCTCGGCGGGCGCGCATACGCTCGTCGTGATCCTCCCCGACGGCTCGCAGGTGCAAGCGGCCGTGACGGTGACCGCCGCCCAGGGCGCAGCGACCGACGGCCTCGCGCAGACCGGTGGTGAGCTGCCGCTCGTGACCATCTGGGTCGCCCTCGCGGCTCTCGGGCTCGGCGCGGTGCTGCTCGTGCGACGCCGTCTGCGCCGGCAGTAG
- a CDS encoding M23 family metallopeptidase: MATAAEVQAADSEDTSSVSAAPLSRRAARERLTTAEVFVAATAVAAATAASESGDLEVADTDASAPAEIVEVEDAPVAAEHAAAEQAPDDEVIAEHAAADASAPDAADADADPFTTASRVFRTVATGPTPTASAEEPAAESETAPADEAPTTTHVARRRPPVRKFLAVGATVGVMSLAGLLAVGLTLPAEAVAAVQGGQPLSATSLVAASGAGATGDKSDEIQAFVTSSDVQNDTLARSDSFSTMSLIEVASEEGINYSNEVFTNDPEAAIQWPFKVGVGMSSGYGMRWGRLHEGIDFVPGEGAPIQAVADGVVRIATEQGGAYGVTVYIDHVIDGQVVTSHYSHMQYGSLQVKPGQTVKVGDVVGHTGNTGRSYGAHLHFEIIINGSTIDPLPWLRENAGRYSY, from the coding sequence GTGGCCACCGCGGCAGAGGTACAGGCAGCCGACTCCGAAGACACCTCCTCCGTCTCCGCCGCACCGCTGTCCCGCCGCGCCGCCCGTGAACGACTGACGACCGCCGAGGTGTTCGTCGCCGCGACCGCCGTCGCCGCCGCGACCGCGGCGTCCGAGTCCGGCGACCTCGAGGTCGCCGACACCGACGCCTCCGCCCCGGCTGAGATCGTCGAGGTCGAGGACGCGCCCGTCGCCGCAGAGCACGCTGCCGCAGAGCAGGCTCCCGACGACGAGGTCATCGCAGAGCACGCTGCCGCCGACGCTTCGGCCCCCGACGCGGCTGACGCCGACGCCGACCCGTTCACGACCGCGTCCCGTGTCTTCCGCACCGTCGCGACCGGCCCGACTCCCACGGCATCCGCCGAGGAGCCGGCTGCAGAGTCCGAGACGGCTCCGGCCGACGAGGCGCCGACTACCACCCACGTGGCTCGCCGCCGTCCGCCCGTTCGCAAGTTCCTCGCCGTCGGTGCGACCGTCGGCGTGATGAGCCTCGCTGGGCTCCTGGCCGTCGGCCTGACTCTTCCGGCAGAGGCTGTCGCGGCCGTGCAGGGTGGCCAGCCGCTGTCGGCCACGTCGCTCGTCGCCGCATCGGGCGCTGGCGCCACCGGTGACAAGAGCGACGAGATCCAGGCGTTCGTCACGTCTTCCGACGTGCAGAACGACACGCTGGCCCGCTCCGACAGCTTCTCCACGATGTCCCTGATCGAGGTCGCCTCGGAAGAGGGCATCAACTACTCCAACGAGGTCTTCACGAACGACCCCGAGGCCGCGATCCAGTGGCCGTTCAAGGTCGGCGTGGGCATGAGCTCCGGATACGGCATGCGCTGGGGCCGACTGCACGAGGGCATCGACTTCGTGCCGGGTGAGGGTGCTCCGATCCAGGCCGTCGCAGACGGCGTGGTGCGCATCGCGACCGAGCAGGGCGGCGCCTACGGCGTGACCGTCTACATCGACCACGTCATCGACGGTCAGGTCGTCACGAGCCACTACTCGCACATGCAGTACGGCTCGCTGCAGGTCAAGCCCGGCCAGACCGTGAAGGTCGGCGACGTCGTCGGCCACACCGGCAACACCGGCCGCTCCTACGGCGCCCACCTGCACTTCGAGATCATCATCAACGGCTCCACGATCGATCCGCTCCCGTGGCTCCGTGAGAACGCGGGTCGGTACTCGTACTGA
- a CDS encoding inositol monophosphatase family protein codes for MSVDLELRDLAAEIAREAGDLARRRRAEGVRLAATKSSIADIVTEADREVEALIRDRLRSARPGDGFLGEETEPTPGETGVTWVVDPIDGTVNYAYGIPMYAVSIAAVHGSTLPDSWEALAGAVYSPAADELFTAARGHGARLGEQRLSVNESTPAGALLGTGFGYDPSTHDGDLATVRRVMTMARDLRRSGSAALDLSYVAAGRLDGYFERGLKPWDLAAGSLLVAEAGGRVSRTGADTPRPLLVAGGTAVHDRIHEIIGEET; via the coding sequence GTGAGCGTCGATCTCGAACTGCGCGACCTCGCGGCAGAGATCGCACGGGAAGCGGGCGACCTGGCGCGCCGTCGCCGTGCGGAGGGTGTTCGTCTCGCGGCGACGAAGTCGTCGATCGCCGACATCGTCACCGAAGCCGACCGCGAGGTCGAGGCGCTCATCCGGGATCGGTTGCGCTCGGCGCGACCCGGCGACGGATTCCTCGGCGAGGAGACGGAGCCGACGCCGGGGGAGACGGGCGTCACCTGGGTCGTGGACCCGATCGACGGAACCGTGAACTACGCCTACGGCATCCCGATGTACGCGGTGAGCATCGCCGCTGTGCACGGCAGTACCCTTCCGGACTCCTGGGAGGCGCTCGCCGGGGCCGTCTACTCGCCCGCCGCCGACGAGCTCTTCACCGCGGCTCGCGGCCACGGGGCGCGGCTCGGCGAACAGCGGCTGTCGGTCAACGAGTCGACCCCGGCGGGGGCGCTGCTCGGCACAGGCTTCGGATACGACCCCTCGACCCATGACGGCGACCTCGCGACGGTGCGGCGCGTCATGACCATGGCGCGCGACCTGCGCCGCTCCGGGTCCGCGGCGCTCGACCTCTCCTACGTCGCGGCCGGGCGTCTCGACGGGTACTTCGAGCGCGGCCTCAAGCCCTGGGATCTCGCGGCGGGCTCACTGCTCGTCGCCGAGGCCGGCGGTCGCGTGTCACGCACCGGCGCCGACACGCCGAGACCCCTGCTCGTCGCGGGGGGAACTGCGGTTCACGACCGCATCCATGAGATCATCGGAGAAGAAACGTGA
- a CDS encoding enoyl-CoA hydratase/isomerase family protein — MSDVILSTVDEGLARLTLNRPERLNAFNAELAHAWRDATAEAVARDDVRAILIDAAGPSFCAGGDVIEMATTSGAGTDITALAEVINSGIRSLTESAVPVVVAAHGTTAGGGLGILLSSDYAVVGSRSRLGSLYANIGLTPDLSVSAQLARAVGQRRALQLVLQDRLLTAEEAVDWGLAAEAVRAEDAAGEAELVRSRAEEIARFWLAGAAEAYGQAKRLVRSQPERTFAEQLSEEARSIGAAMATPDAQARIAAFAAASSRSAR, encoded by the coding sequence ATGAGCGATGTCATCCTTTCCACCGTCGACGAGGGGCTGGCACGGCTCACCCTCAACCGCCCGGAGCGGCTGAACGCCTTCAACGCCGAACTGGCCCACGCCTGGCGCGACGCCACAGCGGAGGCCGTCGCGCGAGACGACGTCAGGGCGATCCTCATCGACGCGGCAGGACCGTCGTTCTGCGCGGGCGGCGACGTCATCGAGATGGCGACGACGTCGGGCGCCGGCACCGACATCACGGCTCTCGCCGAGGTCATCAACAGCGGCATCCGCTCGCTCACCGAGTCCGCGGTGCCCGTGGTGGTCGCAGCGCACGGCACCACGGCGGGCGGCGGCCTCGGCATCCTGCTCAGCAGCGATTACGCCGTGGTCGGATCCCGGTCGCGCCTCGGCAGCCTGTACGCGAACATCGGGCTGACCCCCGATCTGTCGGTGTCGGCGCAGCTCGCGCGGGCCGTCGGCCAGCGCCGAGCCCTGCAGCTCGTGCTGCAGGACCGGCTGCTCACGGCCGAGGAGGCCGTCGACTGGGGGCTCGCCGCCGAGGCGGTGCGGGCAGAGGATGCCGCGGGCGAAGCCGAGCTCGTGCGCTCCCGTGCCGAGGAGATCGCGCGCTTCTGGCTGGCCGGAGCAGCGGAGGCGTACGGGCAGGCCAAGCGTCTGGTCCGGTCGCAGCCGGAGCGCACCTTCGCCGAGCAGCTCAGCGAGGAGGCGCGGTCGATCGGCGCCGCGATGGCCACGCCCGATGCACAGGCGCGCATCGCCGCCTTCGCCGCGGCGTCGTCGCGCTCCGCACGCTGA
- a CDS encoding FBP domain-containing protein: MRALTEADVRASFVNADPDELRIMEMPHDFLLIDWDYLDFFAWRDPGAGRRGYVLVQHEGSIAGIVLRVSEPGRARSGMCNICHTMQPGNQVALFSARRTGEAGARGDSVGTYICADLSCHDNVRLAHPLAPNEIRAAGQVDFRLDGTRRRMEAFTSRVWADS, translated from the coding sequence ATGCGAGCGCTCACCGAGGCAGACGTCCGTGCGTCCTTCGTCAACGCCGATCCCGATGAACTGCGCATCATGGAGATGCCGCACGACTTCCTCCTCATCGACTGGGACTACCTCGACTTCTTCGCCTGGCGCGACCCGGGCGCGGGACGCCGCGGATACGTGCTCGTGCAGCACGAAGGGTCCATCGCCGGCATCGTGCTGCGCGTCTCCGAGCCCGGCCGCGCACGCTCCGGCATGTGCAACATCTGCCACACGATGCAGCCGGGGAACCAGGTCGCCCTGTTCTCGGCTCGACGCACGGGTGAAGCCGGCGCGCGAGGCGACTCCGTCGGCACGTACATCTGCGCCGACCTCTCGTGCCACGACAACGTGCGACTCGCGCACCCGCTCGCGCCGAACGAGATCCGCGCCGCCGGCCAGGTGGACTTCCGCCTCGACGGCACTCGCCGCCGCATGGAGGCGTTCACGTCCCGCGTATGGGCCGATTCCTGA